From the genome of Bradyrhizobium sp. ORS 278:
CGATAGACGATATCGGAGCTCGCGGTGACGAACGCGCGAAACCGCTCCTCGCTGGCGCGCAGACGTTCCGTCGCCTCGGCGCGAAGCCGCGCCATCTTGAGATGAGCCTCGACACGGGCCAGCAGCTCGCGTGCGCTGAACGGCTTGATCAGATAATCGTCCGCGCCCGCCTGCATGCCCTCCACACGGCTCTCCTCGCCCGCGCGGGCCGAGAGCAAAATGACGGGAACGGTGCTGAACTGAGCGTCCGCGCGGACGCGTGCCAGCAGTTGCATACCGTCGAGCTGCGGCATCATCACGTCGGACAGCACGAGGTCCGGCTTGGCGCGGGCGATCGCCTCGAGCGCGGCCTTGCCGTCGGCAACGGCCTCGACATCGTACCGCGTGACGAGCAGGCGGCGCACGTAGTCGCGCATGTCGGCATTGTCGTCAGCGAGCAGAATGCGGGCACGCGGCGCAGCCGCCTCGGTGGACGGGGTGGCAAGATCAACGTTCGTAGCCGCATTCGTGTCGAAAGAGGCTGCATCCGGCAGCCAGCGCAGAGCCTCCTCGACGAAGGGGCGCGCACCGCGCGCGATGTCGGCCTGCGCGTCAGGAACGGCGTGGAGCGTGGCCAGCAGATGCCTTCGAACGCGGGGAACGCGCACGGCAAACGTGCTGCCCTGTCCCAGCGTGCTGGTGACGCCGACCGATCCGCCATGCAGCTTGGCCAGCTCCTGCACCAGCGCGAGACCGATCCCCGAGCCTTCATGGGTGCGGCCGCTTGCGCCCGCGACGCGGTGGAAGCGTTCGAACAGCTTCGGCAGCTCGTGCTGCGGAATGCCGGTGCCGGTATCGCGGATCGTCAGCTCGAAGTGGCTGTCGACCTCGCGGAGCTTCACCTCGATCTCGCCCGAGAAGGTGAATTTGAACGCGTTGGAGAGCAGGTTGAGAACGATCTTTTCCCACATCTCCCGATCGACATGAGCGGGCTCTTGCAGCGGCGGACAATCGACGATCAGCTTCAAACCCGCTGTCTCGATTGCGGACCGGAAGACGCTGGCGACCTCCGCCGTGAAGCTCGGCAGATCGGTGGGGACATAGGCGGCCTGCATCCGACCGGCCTCGATGCGCGAGACATCGAGCAGCGTGTTGACGAGCTTGAGCAGCCGGAGCGCATTACGTTGTGCGATCTCAAGCCTGTCGTGGTCCGCCGCGGACAGGACCTGCGGCTGGGACAGCACGTCCTCCAGCGGCCCGAGCATCAGCGTGAGCGGGGTGCGGAATTCGTGGCTCACATTGGCGAAGAATGCGGTCTTGGCGCGATCGATCTCGGCCAGCGTCTCGGCCCGACGCCGCTCTTCCTCATAGGCCAGCGTCTCGGCGAACGAACTGCCAAGCTGGCTTGCCATCAACTCGAAAAACCCCTGATGTTCGGCATCAAGCGCGCGACGCGGATTGACGCCGCAGATCAAGATCGCCGTCGGCCGCTCTCGTCCTGTGGTGACCGGCAGCATGAGCGCCAGCTGAGGCGGCTCCGGCCAGGCGCCGGTCGGAGCGTCGGGGTATCTTGTGGCGTCGAGCGTCACGCGGACAGGAGCGGCGGCGCGCACCGCCGCGGCAATCGGCCATGGCCCCTCGTCGCCGCTGTGGCGCATGATCCGGAAGGGAGCGATGGAACTGCCGGGCTGCGCACCTGCCGCGGCGAGCAGACGCGCGTCACCGTCGTCATTCCATTCGTAGATCAGCGCGAACGGAATGTCGTGCCGGTTCTCGGCGAGCACATCGGCAACCTCTTGGCAGGCGTCCTCAAGACTGTCCGAACGTCCGCGTGCCGCGAGATCGCGCAGCGTGCGCATGCGGCGCTCGCCGACGATCCGCGCAGTGGTTTCGATCACCGGCGTGAACACGCCGCCGACGCCGCCGGTCTCGTCGCGAATTGGCGAGTAGGAGAACGAAAAGTAGGTTTCCTCGGTATAGCCGTGACGGTCCATGAACAGCGGGAGGTCGCGCGAGCGCGTGGCCTCGCCGCGGACCATGACCTGCTGCAGCATGGGACCGATGACATCCCAGATTTCCGGCCAGACCAGGCGCCCGGGCGTACCCAGCGCGGCGGGATGCTTCTGCGATCCGAGGATCGCGCGATACTCGTCATTGTAGAGCATGACGAGCTCGCGGCCCCACCAGATCAGGATCGGGAACGCGCAATCAAGGCAGGTGCTCACTGATGTCCGCAGGGATTGCGGCCAACATTCGGGTGGCCCGAGCGGCGTCCGCGCCCAGTCATGGAAGCGCATCAACGCCCCCATCTCGCCGCCGCCCTGCAGGAAGTCGGCCCCACGCACGATCGACTGAAACGTTGCCCGACCGGCGTCCGAATGCTCGTTCACTCGCTGCCCCCCTTTGGCCGCAGAGTAGCGCCAATCGCGTCATCAGGCCAAGCTTGGCCAGTTCCCGACCACCAAGCCAGCAGCGTGGAACTCACCGAGCATGGCTCGGTTCCATTGCCTGCTGGAACCATCCACAGGCTGCCGCTCAACACGGGACAACGCGGCACCGACGGCTCGACGGGTGGGTCCTCGCTTGTTAAGCGCGCAGCCTCTGCGGCATGCGGTTTGAGTCGGGGCACATGACGGTTGCGATCGAGATGGGGCAGACGGCGGCAGGATCGGCTGCGGCGCTCGACCTCGAAGAGCTCTTGGCGACGCGCCTGCTCGTGCAGGGCAATTCCGGCTCCGGCAAATCGCATCTGCTGCGACGGCTGCTGGAGCAGAGCGCGCCGTGGGTGCAGCAGACGATCATCGATCCCGAGGGCGACTTCGTCACCTTGGCGGAGCGATTCGGCCATCTCGTCATCGAGGCCGAGGACCACACCGAGCGTGCGCTCCAGGTGGCCGGCGAGCGGGCGCGGATCCATCGCGTGTCGGCGGTGCTCAACCTCGAAGGACTCGACGCCGAGAACCAGATGCGGCGGGCTGCCGCGTTTCTCAACGGCCTGTTCGAGATCTCGCGCGACCATTGGTACCCGATGCTCGTCGTCGTCGACGAGGCCCAGCTGTTCGCGCCCGCCGTCGCCGGCGAAGTCTCCGACGAGGCGCGCAAGGCCTCGCTCGGCGCGATGACCAATCTGATGTGCCGCGGCCGCAAGCGCGGGCTCGCCGGGGTGATCGCGACACAGCGGCTGGCGAAGCTTGCCAAGAACGTCGCGGCCGAGGCCTCCAACTTTCTCATGGGCCGCACCTTCCTCGACATCGACATGGCCCGCGCCGCCGATTTGCTCGGCATGGAGCGACGCCAAGCCGAAGCCTTCCGCGACCTCGAGCGCGGCCAATTCATGGCGCTCGGGCCCGCTTTGTCGCGCCGGCCGCTCGGCCTGCGCATCGGCCCGACCGAGACCAAGCCGCGCAACGCGACGCCGCGGCTGATGCCGCTGCCGGAGTCCGCGCTCGAGGACGCCCGCTCGGTCATCCTGGCCGCACCGCCGCCAGAGACCACCGCGCGGCCGCAGCGCAAGCCGCAGCCGGAGCTGCTCGACCAGCTGATGGCGGCGAAGTCCGCCGCGCTGGAGCTGCGCCCCGAGCCGCCGCCGCCGGAGGTCAGCGAGGAGGAGCTCGCCGAGCGCCGCACCCGTGTGGAACGCGTGCTGCGCGCCGTGCTGGCCGAGCCCGACGCCGGCTTCCGCGCGGTCGGCGTGCTCTACCAGGAATTCGTCGTCCGCTGCCGCATCGAGGGATTGGGAACAGCCGTGCCCGACCTCAACGAATTCCGCCGCATGCTCACCCGCGCCCGCGCCGGACTCGGGAACGATGCAGCGTCCGACGACGCCGGCTGGCAGGACGTCACCCTGCGCGCCTCGCTGCTGCCCGAGGACATGCAGGGCGTGTTCATGATGCTCGCCCGCGCCGCCAAGGACGGCCGCCCCTGCCCAAGCGACGCCGCGATCGCGCGCGCCTACGGCTCGCACTCGCTGCGCCGGGCACAGCGCCTGCTCACCTATATCGAGGACCAGGGCCTGATCGTCTGCCAGCTCGACGGCGCCGGCCGCCGCATCGTCACCCTGGTCGAGCTCGCCTGGGCCACCGCACCCGGTGATCCCAACGCCGACGACGCCGATCAATCGCTCGTCACCTCTTCGTCTTGACGATGCGCCCGGATCGCTCCGGGCGCATCGCGTTGGTAAAGTCCGCGATCAGGTCGCGGCGATCTTGCCCATCGCGGGATCGCTGATGCTGGGACGGCCGTTCTCGACATGACCGGCGAGCTGCCAGTTGAAATTGGCATCGGTGTCGGTCGTGACCGTCAGGTCGTACCAGCCATGGGTCTGGCGCAGGCGAACCTGCGTCTCCAGGCGCTGGCCGCGCTGCAGGCGATGCCGCTCGCTGCGGCCGGTGTAGTTGTCGGCGATCGTCACCACGCAGCCCGCGCCCTTGTTGGTTAGCGCAATCGCGAGGCTGCGATCGTCGTCGCCTTCCTCCCGGTCGCAGAGATGCACGGTGTCGACGTCGATCAATGCCGCCGTCGAGACGACGCCGCCCTTGAAGTGCCGGTAGAAGCCGTTCGGGCCGTACACCGACAGATCATACTGGCCGGCGCTGGCCGCGAGGTCCCACACGCCGTTCAGCGACTTGCCGGCCTCGACCGTGTAGCTCCACGGGCCGGTTGCGGTGTTGCCGGAACGGACGTGGAAGCAGACGCCCGCCTGCCCCGGATTGACGAAGCGGATGCCGAACTTCTTGTTGGAGGCATCGGCATCGCCGTCGACGCGCAGATCGTAAGGCAGTGCGCGCGCCGGGCGGATGCCGGGCTCCTGCTGCGGCAGGACCTGCTTGGCCGGCGGCACCGGATGATAGTCGTCGAAGCGTGCCCCCGAGGTGATATCGGCGACCGGCGGCTTAAAGCCGGCCGTGCTCGGCAGCGGCGCCATGCCTTCGTTCGGCGAGGTGAAGTTGAACGCCGAGGTGAGATCGCCACACACCGCGCGACGCCAGGCCGGGATATTGGTCTCGAACAGATCCTTCGCGTGGCGATGGAAGCGCTGCTCGATGAAGCGGATCACCGAGGTGTGGTCGAACACCTGCGAGCACACATAGCCGCCGCGCGACCACGGCGACACCACCATCATCGGCACGCGCACGCCGAGGCCATAGGGACCCGCGACGTGGTTGGCGTCGCCGGCGAACAGGTCGGTGCTGACGTCGACCGTCGACTGACCCCACGCCTGCGACATCGCCGGATACGGGCCGACGACGTGATCGAAGAAGCCGCCACCCTCGTCATAGTTGATGAGCAGAACGGTCTTGCTCCACAGCTCCGGATTCGAGGTCAGGATGTCCAGCACCTTGGAGATGTACCAGGCGCCCGGACCCGGCAGCCAGTTCGGATGCTCGCTGAACGCTTCCGGAGCCGCGATCCACGACACCTGAGGCAGGGTCCCGTTGCGGACGTCGTTGCGCAGGCCATCGAACAGGTTCTCGAACGTGCCGCCCTTGGCGATGTTGCTGCCGCGCAGCGCCTTCTCATACAGCGGGCTGCCCGGCTGCGAGTTCTGGTACTGGTGGAAGTAGAGCAGCGAGTTGTCGCCGTAATTGCCGATCCACGGATTCTCGGTCCAGCCCCAGTAGCCTGCAGCGGTGAGGCCGACGCCGATGTCCTGATAGACCTTCCAGGAGATGCCGGCTTTTTCCAGCCGCTCCGGGAACGTGGTCCAGTCGTAGCCGGCCTCGGCGTTGGTGATGACCGGGCCGCCGTTCTTGCCGTCATTGCCGTCCCAGCCGGTCCACAGATAATAGCGGTTCGGGTCGGTCGGTCCCATCACCGAGCAGAAATACTGGTCGCAGATCGTGAAGGCGTCGGCGAGCGCGTAGTGCCAGGGCAGATCCTGCCGGTTCATGCAGGTCATCGTTGTGGTGCCCTTGTTGGCGATCCACTTGTCGTAATTGCCGTTGTTCCAGGACTTCTGGCCGTCGTTCCAGCCATGCGCGACATCCTCGACATAGACCTGGCCGGCATTGTCGACACGGAACGGCATCACCGATCCCGAACCGTTCGGCTGCTGCCAGACCGGATTGCCGTTCGGCAGCTTGACGGCGCGCGGGTCGTTGAAGCCGCGGACGCCACGCATCGCGCCGAAATAATGATCGAAGGCGCGGTTCTCCTGCATCAGCACGACGATGTGCTTGACGTCCTCGATGCTGCCATGGCGATTAAACGCCGGAATGGCATGCGCGCGCTCGATGCTCTGGCTGAGCGCAGCCGTCGCAGCCGAGGCTCCGAGCAGGCGCAGGAACTCACGCCGGTTATGCGCGATCGTGTTCGACATCTCTCTCACTCCCCAAGTGATGACAGTGTCGAGCGACTTAGGTCGCTGCGTTAACAGGGGCGTGACCGGGCGGTTAAGGATGTGTGGCACGGGTTTGACAGCGGCTGGCCGAGGGGCGCGCGCACCGAGGATCGCCGCCATCCCCATCAGGATCGGCATCGCCCTTGCGCTGGAGCGGAAAAGCTGAATGATCCCCTCGTTTTGAGGCGATGGCAGGCCCGGTTGGCCACGGGCCGGACGCCTTGCGTTGTTGAGGGTTTTTTGCCGATGCCGAGGTTGACGCCGCTGGCGGCAGGCGTGCCAGGATGGATTTGGCTGCAGGCCGCGTCCCATGCCGTCATCGCCTGCGCCTTTTTCACGATCGCCGCGGTGATCGGCATGTTCCTGTGGCGACGTTGGCGCGACGTGTTGTTTCGCGGCGTGATCGCCGGGCTCGCCGGCTATGCGGCGGTCTGCGGCGTCGGGCGCCTCGTTGCCATCGTCGATCTCTGGCTTCCGACTGCCGGCGCCGGCACGGTGATCGACGCCGTGCAGGCCCTGCTCTCGTTCGGCCTCATCGCACTCATGCTGAAGATTTTGCCGCAACTCCTGGTGCTGCCGACGCGCATCACGCTGCAGAAGGCCTATGCCCAGCTCGAGGAGGAGGTCCGGCAGCGCCGCGCCGCGGAAGCCATGGTGCGGCGCTTCCAGGAGATCGAGGCCAATGAGGCCCAGGTCCGACAGGCGCAGAAGATGGAGGCGATCGGCCAGCTCACCGGCGGCGTCGCGCACGACTTCAACAACATCCTCACCGTCATCACCGGGACGATCGAGATTCTCGCCGACGCGGTCAAGGACAAGCCGCAGCTCG
Proteins encoded in this window:
- a CDS encoding phosphocholine-specific phospholipase C, whose translation is MSNTIAHNRREFLRLLGASAATAALSQSIERAHAIPAFNRHGSIEDVKHIVVLMQENRAFDHYFGAMRGVRGFNDPRAVKLPNGNPVWQQPNGSGSVMPFRVDNAGQVYVEDVAHGWNDGQKSWNNGNYDKWIANKGTTTMTCMNRQDLPWHYALADAFTICDQYFCSVMGPTDPNRYYLWTGWDGNDGKNGGPVITNAEAGYDWTTFPERLEKAGISWKVYQDIGVGLTAAGYWGWTENPWIGNYGDNSLLYFHQYQNSQPGSPLYEKALRGSNIAKGGTFENLFDGLRNDVRNGTLPQVSWIAAPEAFSEHPNWLPGPGAWYISKVLDILTSNPELWSKTVLLINYDEGGGFFDHVVGPYPAMSQAWGQSTVDVSTDLFAGDANHVAGPYGLGVRVPMMVVSPWSRGGYVCSQVFDHTSVIRFIEQRFHRHAKDLFETNIPAWRRAVCGDLTSAFNFTSPNEGMAPLPSTAGFKPPVADITSGARFDDYHPVPPAKQVLPQQEPGIRPARALPYDLRVDGDADASNKKFGIRFVNPGQAGVCFHVRSGNTATGPWSYTVEAGKSLNGVWDLAASAGQYDLSVYGPNGFYRHFKGGVVSTAALIDVDTVHLCDREEGDDDRSLAIALTNKGAGCVVTIADNYTGRSERHRLQRGQRLETQVRLRQTHGWYDLTVTTDTDANFNWQLAGHVENGRPSISDPAMGKIAAT
- a CDS encoding PAS domain-containing protein, with protein sequence MNEHSDAGRATFQSIVRGADFLQGGGEMGALMRFHDWARTPLGPPECWPQSLRTSVSTCLDCAFPILIWWGRELVMLYNDEYRAILGSQKHPAALGTPGRLVWPEIWDVIGPMLQQVMVRGEATRSRDLPLFMDRHGYTEETYFSFSYSPIRDETGGVGGVFTPVIETTARIVGERRMRTLRDLAARGRSDSLEDACQEVADVLAENRHDIPFALIYEWNDDGDARLLAAAGAQPGSSIAPFRIMRHSGDEGPWPIAAAVRAAAPVRVTLDATRYPDAPTGAWPEPPQLALMLPVTTGRERPTAILICGVNPRRALDAEHQGFFELMASQLGSSFAETLAYEEERRRAETLAEIDRAKTAFFANVSHEFRTPLTLMLGPLEDVLSQPQVLSAADHDRLEIAQRNALRLLKLVNTLLDVSRIEAGRMQAAYVPTDLPSFTAEVASVFRSAIETAGLKLIVDCPPLQEPAHVDREMWEKIVLNLLSNAFKFTFSGEIEVKLREVDSHFELTIRDTGTGIPQHELPKLFERFHRVAGASGRTHEGSGIGLALVQELAKLHGGSVGVTSTLGQGSTFAVRVPRVRRHLLATLHAVPDAQADIARGARPFVEEALRWLPDAASFDTNAATNVDLATPSTEAAAPRARILLADDNADMRDYVRRLLVTRYDVEAVADGKAALEAIARAKPDLVLSDVMMPQLDGMQLLARVRADAQFSTVPVILLSARAGEESRVEGMQAGADDYLIKPFSARELLARVEAHLKMARLRAEATERLRASEERFRAFVTASSDIVYRMSADWTEMRYLQGKDFIADTMTPSQLWLAKYIHPDDQAQLTAAVARAIETKSVFELEHRVNRVDGTLGWAHSRAIPVLGDDGDIVEWFGAARDITDQKQAEHELRKSEERLRSAVEVGRLGLWDWNVVSGDVYWSDEHFRMEGYGVDEVTPSYEAWTARIHPEDREATEAALRRAMDAHEEYAREFRVIHPGGIVRCLYARGRFFYDDTGQPVRMTGAMIDVTERREWEERQKVLVAELQHRTRNLLGVVRSMADKTARASTDLADFRARYKDRLDTLSRVQGLLSLLKEHDRISFDDLIRSELTAVAGVSERVVLDGPSGVRLRSSTVQMLAMALHELVTNAVKYGALAQPAGRLAVVWTLERDGDDDRPWLHIDWRESGVDMPPPGAVPAGTGQGRELIEQALPYQLSAKTSYRFTDDGVRCTISIPVSLNTLELDEHA
- a CDS encoding ATP-binding protein, translating into MTVAIEMGQTAAGSAAALDLEELLATRLLVQGNSGSGKSHLLRRLLEQSAPWVQQTIIDPEGDFVTLAERFGHLVIEAEDHTERALQVAGERARIHRVSAVLNLEGLDAENQMRRAAAFLNGLFEISRDHWYPMLVVVDEAQLFAPAVAGEVSDEARKASLGAMTNLMCRGRKRGLAGVIATQRLAKLAKNVAAEASNFLMGRTFLDIDMARAADLLGMERRQAEAFRDLERGQFMALGPALSRRPLGLRIGPTETKPRNATPRLMPLPESALEDARSVILAAPPPETTARPQRKPQPELLDQLMAAKSAALELRPEPPPPEVSEEELAERRTRVERVLRAVLAEPDAGFRAVGVLYQEFVVRCRIEGLGTAVPDLNEFRRMLTRARAGLGNDAASDDAGWQDVTLRASLLPEDMQGVFMMLARAAKDGRPCPSDAAIARAYGSHSLRRAQRLLTYIEDQGLIVCQLDGAGRRIVTLVELAWATAPGDPNADDADQSLVTSSS